GGGCTCTGGCGATAGCCTTGATCCTCGCCCTCCAGGGAATCGCCCCGCAGGGTCCAGAGGCCGAAGAGGATGAAGGAGGCGGCGGCCACGGATTGGATCACCACGAGGGGGATGAGACAGGCCAGGGTGCTGCCCGCAGCGGCGGCCAGAAGATGGTTGGCAGCGGTGGCCCAGAAGACCGCCCACATCACCGTCTGCCAGCGGAAGCGGCAGGCGAAGGCCATGGCCAGGAGCTGGGTCTTGTCGCCCATCTCGGCGAGGACCACGAAGACGAGGGAGGCGAGGAAGGCGTCCATGGGTCAGGAAAGAGGGCGTTGCCAGGCGATCGGCTTCCGGGAGAACAGGGGAGGGTGGCTGCCGCCAGCGGTCCCCCCAGGGGGCGTGCTTGGCAGCGGCTTCCAGAGGCAGTCTCGCGAGTATACCTGCCGCCCCGCGGCCTGTCATCATGCCCCCGGGGGCGAGATGAGGCAGTCCGGGAGCGTCAATCCTTCAGCCAGGGCTTGAGCGCAGCCGCCATCTCCCCGGCCAGCCGGGCCAGGGCCTCGCCCATGGCCGCAACCTGTGCCTCCCGGTCCGGGGTCTCCGGCACCACCCGCAGGCTGCTCCGCCGCTCCGCAAGAAGCGTCGTGCCGTCGCCGGCCGCGACCGACCAGCGGGCCTCCAGGCGGACGGCGCCGTCGGGGCCGGCCTCGCAGCCAAGGATCGCCACCGGCATCCGGAGGGCCACCGGCCTTGACGTTGGCCAGGGGAAGAGGAGCACCGACTCCGTGTCCAGGAGGCGGGTCAGGTTCTCCTGGAGCGCCCGGGAGAGGCTTTCGGCCAGGGGCTCGGCCCAGCGATGGCTCTGGTCGATCGAAAGCCTAGTGGCCGTGACCCGGGTGACGATGCCGGGCCGGTCCAGATAGTCCGGGAGGAGG
This window of the Thermodesulfobacteriota bacterium genome carries:
- a CDS encoding PqiC family protein; the encoded protein is MMLFRAALLALACLVAACAAPLPVRYYQLPATASRQPAPAGRPGQPLIGLGPLLLPDYLDRPGIVTRVTATRLSIDQSHRWAEPLAESLSRALQENLTRLLDTESVLLFPWPTSRPVALRMPVAILGCEAGPDGAVRLEARWSVAAGDGTTLLAERRSSLRVVPETPDREAQVAAMGEALARLAGEMAAALKPWLKD